The stretch of DNA TCGAAAGGTCGTCCACATGCTCACCGCCGCACTGGTCAGTCTCTCGGTCGTGTTCGTCGCCGAACTCGGCGACAAATCGCAACTGATGACCATGACCTACGCCCTGCGTCACCGGTGGTGGGTGGTGCTGTCCGGGGTCGGCATCGCGTCGTTCATGGTGCACGGCCTTTCGGTGACGATCGGCCACTTCCTCGGCCTCTCGTTGCCCGACCGCCCGATCGCGTTCGCCGCGGCGATCGCCTTCCTGTTGTTCGCGGTGTGGACTTGGCGGGAGGGCCGCAAGGGCGGCGACAGCAGCGAGATCAAGATCGCCGCGCCGCGGCATGTGCTGCTGGCCGTCGTCTCGTCGTTCGTTCTCGCCGAGCTCGGCGACAAGACGATGTTGGCCACCGTCGCGTTGGCCAGTGATCACAACTGGGCGGGCGTCTGGATCGGTGCGACAGCGGGCATGGTGTTCGCCGACGGCGTGGCCATCGCGGTCGGCGCGGTGCTGCACAAGCGATTGCCTGAACGCTTCCTACACGGGTTGGCCAGTGTGCTGTTTGCGCTCTTCGGAATCTGGATACTGCTCGATACAGCGATTGGTCTCCGATCGATAGCGCTCCCAGTTACCGGGGCGGTGGCCGCGGCTGCAGCAACCAGAGCCGCGGTGACCCTGGTTCGCAGCCGTCGCCAGCATTCTGCTTCGCCGGTGCCGCTCGAATCGTCGTCCAGCCCGGAGGGTCCTGCGGCTGGCTACTGTCGGTCGAACGACTGACCAGCTTCTGACGGTCGGCTCGCTATCGGGCGTCAACTGCCGGGGAGCATGCCGGCAGGTGTCCGTTGCACCCGCTTGCATCCGCAACTAGCAAACTCCGGTTTCCGCTTCCTTTCGCACCGACAACGTTGCCCGTGGTGAACATCAGCATTCCTGTGACGAACTGTGTGCAACTTCCAGGAAAGTCACCGTCAGGCAACCGTTATTATTTGCTTCGCCGCATCGTAGGATGACGGTGCCGGTAGACACCGACGGCGCCGTTAAGACCTGTAGCGGCCTCACGAAACAAAAGGCGGGTTAACTTTTCCGCGGTTTGCACTTGGTTGTTGGCACAAGTCTCGCTACGATGATCAGCAAATACGCCGCCCCAGAAACCCGCTCGTCAAGTAAGTGGAGGTCAATTCGATGAGCAAAACGTTCGCCGCCCGGCTAAACCGCCTGTTCGACACGGTTTACCCGCCCGGTCGTGGCCCGCATACGTCCGCCGAAGTCATCGCCGCGCTCAAGGCAGAAGGCGTCACGATGTCTGCTCCGTACCTGTCGCAGCTCCGCTCAGGCAACCGCACCAACCCCTCGGCAGCCACCATGGCAGCCCTTGCCAACTTCTTCCGGATCAAGCCGGCCTACTTCACCGACGACGAGTACTACGAGAAGCTTGACAAGGAATTGACCTGGCTGGCGAATATGCGCGACGAGGGTGTTCGCCGTATTGCGGCGCGCACGGTTGGCCTGTCCGCAGAAGCCCAGCAGGACATTGTTTCTAAGGTCGACGAGCTGCGTCGCCGGGAGCACCTGGACGATTAGCCCGCCGCTCGCCACAACGTGGTGTCCGGCGAATTTGGGAAATTCGGTCTTCTAGGCCGTCCCACTCTTGGAGATCGCCATCTGGCGATACTGCTGTGCGATCTCGAGGATCCATTCGCGATCCGAAAATGACGTCGGCTGGCGCAGCCAGCCAAGTCCCGGGAAGGTAGCGCCGGCATCGTCCGGCGCTTCTTCTCGGCCGTCGTAAATCCACTGCGCGATCCTGCGTGCCTGCTGCTGCGGCGGCACCGACGGTGTCTCGAGCTGAGATTCGTCGTCGTCCTCATCGAGCTCCCGCCCGGGTGGTGCGCTTACCGGTCGTTTGCGCGCCGCGTCGGCGGAGGTGGCCTCAAGGAACAGAGCATCCGAGATCAGCGACATCCGTTCGGCGACGCGGAACACCAGCGGGCCGCGGGGTCGTACCCCGATGCCGATGTCCGGGTGGCGCCGGCCGAGCTCGGTGAGCAGCGGCTGGATGGTCCGCAGCTCGTAGCGGGCTCCGAACCAATCCTCGACGCTGGGCAGCAGCGAGCCCGCGGCGACGACCAGCATCGCGCAGCCGAGCAGGGTGGCCGCCGCGCCGACTCCGACGAGCCCCGTGCTGCCGGCGGCCCGCAGCAAGAAGAATGCGGACGCCAACACGATCAGCACGATGCCGAGAGTGAACACGAACAGCGCGCGGCCGCGCCTGCTGCGGTTGGAGTGCCGCATCCCGGCCCACGACACCAGGGTCAGCGCGAGCAGCACGTAGAGCAGCGGCAGCAGCCACGGCACCCTTCCGTCGCTGGAGCCCAGGTTCTTCTTGAGATACTCCTGCGGCGACATCTCCGGTTGCTGGCCCGCAGCGAAGAAGATCACCAGACTCGACACCGCGATCACGCCGGCAACGCTGTACTGCGCAATAGCAATTTTTCGAATTGTCGCCGGCGACTTCTCCGACGCGACTGTCGTGATCATCACGCAGCTGCCTGCCGCACAGCCGATCAATGCGAGCTGCGACAACCCCATCGCAAGGTTGTGCCAGCGCAGTCCTTCATCGATCAGCAGCGTCAACGGTTGCCAATTCAACGCCGCGACCAGCCCCAGGCTGCCCAGGGCGAGGATCATCGCGGTGCTAACCAGAGACTGCTTGTTGACCAGGGCCCAGCCGATGCGGAGGCCGGTCGCCAATCCGAGCAGACCGGCGATCACCCAGATGATCAACCAAACGCCTCTCCGAGCCGGACCTGAACTATCGAGGAGCGATCCGACGGAAGCCGCCCAAGGCGGTAGATGAGCAGTGCCGCGAAGTCCTCGGCCTCCTGCTCGGCGTCCTCACCCGCAGGACCCATGCAGCCCGTCCGCTGGTTCAGCATGTAGCCGATCAGGTCGGAGCTTGCCATCTCGGTGTTCTCCCTGGCTGCCTGGACCACGGGGATGCCTTCGTGTCCAAGCACCAGATGGCCGAGCTCGTGGGCCAACGTGCGGTCCCAGGCGGGTAGCCCCTTCTGGATCAGGAAGACGTCGCGGTCGGCGTACTGGCGCCACTGCCCACACACTCCGGGGGGCAGGTCGGCCATCTTGAGGTCAATCGGCCGGGCGCGGTCCTCGCTCACTGCATCAACGAGGCGGGGCAATGACACTTCCCCGCGTCGCGGGGCGAGTTCGAGCACCGCGCTTACGGCACGGGTGACGCGGCGGCTGGCAGGCATACAACCCCCTTCTCGACGAGTCCACTATGCGCTGTCCGACCCCAAAGGGCGGAGAGTTTGTCAGTTCACGAACCTTGCGGCGCCGTTTGTGTGTACCGCATGGCCCGCCTTCGCCTGGCGATATCCCACCCATCCCCCGGCGCCGGTGAGTACAAGCATGCCCGTTACGCCGGGTACTGCCAAGGCCGCTACCTGGGATAATCCTGCATTCCGTAAATAGTCGGAGTAGCCGAGCCGGTATGACGCGGCCGGCACGGCCAAGTTGCTGCCCACATTTGCAGGTAGCGGCTCTCGGCCAGCAGGTGGTTCTGCCGATCCGGCGCGAGGAGCCGCCGGCAAGGCCGGAAGGCCTGCCGACCCTGAGCCAAGGCCCGCAGCAGGCGCGACGATGACCGGCAGGGTGATCGGCGGGATCGGGAGCTCAACGGCCGCTGCTCCGACGCCTGGAACGACGTCGATCGCGGATGGTTCGGACGCTGGCGGCAGTTGCATGTCCGGTACTGCCGGGCGCCCGGACGGCACGTCGACGGCGCCGCCGCTCCCACCGCCACCTCCACCGGGTCCGGGCACGCCCACCGAAGAGGTCGCGGGGGTGGAGGTCTCGCTGGATGTCGTGGTGGTCTTGCTGCTGGACGTTGTCTCACTGGACGTCGTCTCGCTGGACGTCGTCTCACTGGACGTTGTTCGACTGGTAGTCGTTCGCGACGTCGTCGTCTTTGTCGACGATTCCGTCGTGGAGTTGGTCGTCGACGGACCCGGCGGACTCGTCTCGGTGCTTCCGCCGCGGCAGCCGTGCGCGTTCCCGTTGCTTCCGTCGTTGCCGCAGTTGCCGTTGCCCGGATTGTCGCCGTTGCCAGGTTTGTCGTCGGCGGTCTGCGGCTCCTTTTCGGTTTTGGTTTTCGAGCCGCCGCTGCCAACGGAATCGTTCTTCGGCCTGTTGCCATGGACGTCGTGTGAATGCGTACCGGACGGCGACTCTGATGACGCTGAGGGCTCGGCGATTGCCAGCGCGCCGCCGAGGCCATACAGGTATAGGCCAACAGCCACGAAGCAGGCCGACGCGGCGCTGTGCACCCGCGAACCCACGTGGTCACCACCCTTCAAGGCGTCGGCAGCCGCCCATTCACAAGACCCGTCATTCTTGCACAGCCAGGGCAAACGGTTCGCTGTGGAGTTGAACGTACCCGCGAGGAGGACACGTCGAAACCGACGGTTACCCGGGACGATAATGTTGGGCTGAAACCATTGCTGCTTTGTCATGATTCGCCCGCCAAGATGACCGGAGGCCGCCGGGATGAGCCTGTTCAAGCGCAAAACCCGCGCCACTCGCCGGGCCGAGGCCCGCGCCATCAAGGCCAAGGCCAAGCTCGAGGCCAAGCTCGCCGCGAAAAACGAAGCCCGCCGCATCAAGTCCCAGCACCGGTCCGAAACCCGAGCGCTCAAGGCACAACTGCGGGCCCAGCGCGACAGCGACAGGGCGGCACTCAAGGTCGCGGAGACTCAGCTGAAGGTGGCGCGCGAAGGTAAGTTGTTCTCCCCCACCCGAATTCGACGGGTGCTGACGGTGACCCGGCTGCTCGCGCCGATCGTCGTGCCGCTGTTCTACCGCGGGGCCATGGCCGCGCGCGGCTATCTCGATGAACGCAAGGCCGACCGCCTCGGCGTCCCGCTCAGTCAGCTCGGCCAGTTCTCCGGCCACGGCGCTGAGCTGTCGGCGCGGATCGCGGGCGCCGAGCAGTCGCTGCGCCTCGTCGCCGAG from Mycobacterium sp. JS623 encodes:
- a CDS encoding TMEM165/GDT1 family protein — its product is MLTAALVSLSVVFVAELGDKSQLMTMTYALRHRWWVVLSGVGIASFMVHGLSVTIGHFLGLSLPDRPIAFAAAIAFLLFAVWTWREGRKGGDSSEIKIAAPRHVLLAVVSSFVLAELGDKTMLATVALASDHNWAGVWIGATAGMVFADGVAIAVGAVLHKRLPERFLHGLASVLFALFGIWILLDTAIGLRSIALPVTGAVAAAAATRAAVTLVRSRRQHSASPVPLESSSSPEGPAAGYCRSND
- a CDS encoding helix-turn-helix domain-containing protein, with protein sequence MSKTFAARLNRLFDTVYPPGRGPHTSAEVIAALKAEGVTMSAPYLSQLRSGNRTNPSAATMAALANFFRIKPAYFTDDEYYEKLDKELTWLANMRDEGVRRIAARTVGLSAEAQQDIVSKVDELRRREHLDD
- a CDS encoding ImmA/IrrE family metallo-endopeptidase → MPASRRVTRAVSAVLELAPRRGEVSLPRLVDAVSEDRARPIDLKMADLPPGVCGQWRQYADRDVFLIQKGLPAWDRTLAHELGHLVLGHEGIPVVQAARENTEMASSDLIGYMLNQRTGCMGPAGEDAEQEAEDFAALLIYRLGRLPSDRSSIVQVRLGEAFG
- a CDS encoding DUF6474 family protein; the protein is MSLFKRKTRATRRAEARAIKAKAKLEAKLAAKNEARRIKSQHRSETRALKAQLRAQRDSDRAALKVAETQLKVAREGKLFSPTRIRRVLTVTRLLAPIVVPLFYRGAMAARGYLDERKADRLGVPLSQLGQFSGHGAELSARIAGAEQSLRLVAEKKPKDAETKQFVAAITERLHDLSAAVTAAENMPTSRRRAAHDAISQQLDGIDADLMARLGLI